The Mytilus trossulus isolate FHL-02 chromosome 13, PNRI_Mtr1.1.1.hap1, whole genome shotgun sequence genome has a segment encoding these proteins:
- the LOC134695106 gene encoding cephalotocin receptor 1-like, producing the protein MAVENTTSIIDNFSLTSKNASIYSERNEDLALVEITVQCVIFCLAVIGNSTVLLTLWTRRRKLARVHLLMVHLSSADLFVAFCNVLPQICWDLTYVFIGGDFLCRFVKYIQVVAMYASSYVLVMTAIDRYVALIHPFIAHKWSSRKVHYMVAIAWSLSLLFSLPQLLIFAFAKRSDGQYDCWATFEPYWTLQLYITASTLLIYIIPILILIFCYGCICYTVWKRGRVGEPVPTASGRSCLDRLDTNGTAKRPQMHHGISRAKIRTVQMTLTVVLCYLVCWSPFFIAQMWSAWDENAPFYGPAFTIILLLASLNSCTNPWIYLFFSDAAFDKVKNCLMPKKRTSFEIHVPTWRSNRSHFSSKYTSSLQ; encoded by the exons ATGGCAGTAGAAAATACCACTTcaataattgacaatttttctTTGACGAGTAAAAATGCATCCATTTACAGTGAAAGAAACGAGGATCTTGCATTAGTGGAAATTACCGTGCAGTGTGTGATATTTTGTCTTGCCGTTATTGGTAACAGTACAGTTCTGCTGACACTATGGACGCGCAGACGCAAGTTAGCACGTGTGCATTTACTGATGGTTCATCTAAGTTCCGCTGATCTTTTTGTGGCATTTTGCAACGTACTACCACAAATATGTTGGGATTTGACCTATGTTTTCATTGGTGGAGATTTTTTGTGTCGATTTGTTAAATATATTCAGGTTGTTGCAATGTATGCATCTTCATATGTGTTGGTTATGACGGCTATAGACCGATATGTAGCGTTGATTCATCCATTCATCGCTCATAAATGGTCTTCACGAAAAGTCCATTATATGGTAGCCATTGCTTGGTCACTATCATTACTATTCAGTCTACCTCAACTATTGATCTTTGCATTTGCAAAACGCAGCGATGGTCAGTATGACTGCTGGGCGACATTTGAACCATACTGGACGTTACAACTCTACATCACAGCTTCTacattgttaatatatataattcctATACTCATTCTAATATTTTGCTATGGATGCATATGTTATACCGTCTGGAAACGTGGTAGAGTTGGCGAACCAGTGCCGACCGCCTCAGGTCGTTCCTG TTTAGATCGATTAGATACGAACGGTACAGCAAAAAGACCCCAAATGCATCATGGGATATCCCGTGCTAAAATTAGAACAGTGCAAATGACTTTGACTGTTGTGTTGTGTTATCTCGTTTGCTGGTCTCCCTTTTTTATTGCACAGATGTGGTCAGCATGGGACGAAAATGCTCCATTTTACG gacCTGCATTTACAATAATACTTCTCCTGGCAAGTCTAAACAGTTGTACAAACCCATGGATTTATTTGTTCTTCAGTGATGCAGCATTCGATAAGGTTAAAAATTGTCTGATGCCTAAGAAACGAACCTCCTTCGAAATTCATGTTCCCACATGGCGTAGTAATCGATCACATTTCAGTTCTAAGTATACGTCATCTTTACAGTAA
- the LOC134694944 gene encoding uncharacterized protein LOC134694944: protein MANVFTKCCTAVKHFPSRFLCLCFHFLQAGILDYYLVTYKGKAWLACIAADIVVAIVLCLCFFLSYRHLNRAKPNGDKDADPESSSLLFVPISWFAYSTLLAIKVGIAFKDFVFLLSEDIFFGPNTLKTTIALGGVIFALLLATNHDAKPGSPRRKYIDELTGTVIFDILDCVDSMEILFSKEERDTFPTGMDDAIIGIALINFILPTIPLITLSKTKYGEAKLSHKLVMIHKVLLAFVVNLPLLITRMILWHGLSRGISIFSLKNVIVIGMISFDLYETLEGEENEQTENNKDGVSSSGQDGPAVESYAMEDRFNYMD, encoded by the coding sequence ATGgcaaatgtttttacaaaatgttgtaCAGCCGTGAAACATTTTCCTAGCAGATTTCTATGTCTATGTTTTCATTTTCTGCAAGCAGGAATACTTGATTATTATTTAGTGACATATAAAGGGAAGGCGTGGCTTGCGTGTATTGCAGCAGATATAGTGGTTGCCATAGTGCTATGTTTGTGCTTTTTTCTTTCGTACAGACATCTAAATCGTGCGAAACCAAATGGAGATAAAGATGCGGATCCAGAGTCGTCTAGTCTGCTGTTTGTTCCGATATCGTGGTTTGCTTACTCCACATTACTTGCGATCAAAGTAGGAATTGCCTTCAaggattttgtttttcttctaagtgaagacatttttttcggACCAAATACATTGAAAACAACTATTGCTCTAGGCGGCGTTATATTTGCATTATTGTTAGCGACAAATCATGATGCTAAGCCTGGTTCCCCGAGAAGAAAATATATCGACGAATTGACGGGAACAGTAATATTCGATATTCTTGACTGCGTGGACAGTATGGAAATCTTGTTTTCCAAAGAGGAAAGGGACACTTTTCCAACAGGAATGGACGATGCTATTATTGGTATCGCgcttattaattttatattaccAACAATACCGCTTATAACTCTTTCTAAAACTAAGTATGGAGAGGCCAAACTGTCACATAAGCTTGTTATGATTCACAAAGTGTTACTAGCATTTGTTGTCAATTTACCGTTACTGATAACCCGGATGATCTTATGGCATGGTTTAAGTCGTGGAATATCTATTTTCTCATTGAAAAATGTCATAGTGATTGGGATGATCTCTTTTGACTTGTATGAAACATTAGAAGGAGAAGAAAACGAACAAACTGAGAATAATAAAGATGGCGTTTCATCATCTGGACAGGACGGACCAGCTGTAGAATCGTATGCAATGGAAGACAGGTTTAACTACATGGATTAA